A region of Hydrogenimonas cancrithermarum DNA encodes the following proteins:
- a CDS encoding PAS domain-containing sensor histidine kinase produces MLTALSFTKRYVLALGIIALLSTLAYFNLNHMIESQVDDGKMINISGRQRMLSQKIALFSIYYKTKYLFENIKLMEHSHRLLVSSKMSDELKKLYFEEPVHLDKRVKEYLFHAKRFYENHDGRSLNYVLKHSQSLLYDLDRAVSIYQKEAEIKTKKLKKVEFFIFVLTLITLFFEAIFIFMPANRSINKKTKELTAEKDYSNMIIESSANAIIALDKDRKVQTYNKMAEKIFGYTKEEMIGEDSLKKIIPKKYRRLHDLGLSNFMKSGKLKHRGEVLELEGLRKDNKVFPIRIYFGKTSDKENVSIVANIQDISKEKLKDTIVQQQAKFAALGEMIAIIAHQWRQPLAQLNFNCMYIRKKLKDDELKKEISKNEEIIAFMSETISSFEDFYKKSKREIFHPEKSIAQALKLLESLFKLNQIELVKDFRSGATVYGSINSLAQVVLSILQNMIDVIKQREIQNPVIKIVLKERSDEEVELTIADNAGGIIVKPIEEIFEPFKSKKTVPSTGIGLYMSRLIIEEKFKGCITARNIDEGAMFTIILPKTKVLPD; encoded by the coding sequence ATGCTTACCGCATTGAGTTTTACCAAAAGATATGTCCTGGCACTCGGGATCATCGCATTGTTGTCGACTTTGGCCTATTTCAATCTCAATCATATGATCGAGAGTCAGGTCGACGATGGTAAAATGATCAATATAAGTGGTAGGCAAAGAATGCTCTCCCAAAAAATTGCGTTGTTTTCAATTTACTACAAAACGAAATACCTCTTTGAAAATATTAAACTTATGGAGCATTCGCATAGATTGCTCGTTTCAAGCAAAATGTCGGACGAATTGAAAAAACTCTATTTCGAAGAACCGGTTCATTTGGATAAAAGAGTCAAAGAGTATCTTTTTCATGCAAAACGTTTTTATGAAAATCATGACGGCAGAAGTTTGAATTATGTTCTCAAACATTCGCAGAGCCTTCTTTATGATCTGGATCGGGCGGTATCGATCTATCAAAAAGAGGCGGAAATCAAAACCAAAAAACTGAAAAAAGTCGAATTCTTCATATTCGTTTTGACATTGATAACGCTCTTTTTCGAAGCTATTTTCATTTTTATGCCTGCCAACAGAAGCATCAACAAAAAAACGAAAGAGTTGACCGCGGAAAAAGATTATTCAAATATGATTATCGAATCGAGTGCCAATGCGATTATCGCATTGGACAAAGACCGCAAGGTGCAAACCTATAACAAGATGGCGGAAAAAATATTCGGATATACAAAAGAAGAGATGATCGGAGAAGATTCTCTTAAAAAGATCATTCCCAAAAAATATCGCAGGTTGCATGACCTTGGCTTGAGCAATTTTATGAAAAGCGGAAAATTGAAACATAGAGGCGAAGTGCTCGAGCTTGAAGGTTTGAGGAAAGATAACAAGGTATTCCCTATAAGAATCTATTTCGGTAAAACCAGCGATAAAGAAAATGTCTCTATCGTGGCGAACATTCAGGATATCAGCAAAGAGAAACTCAAGGATACCATCGTACAGCAACAAGCGAAATTTGCAGCTTTGGGTGAAATGATCGCCATCATTGCCCATCAGTGGCGACAGCCTTTGGCGCAATTGAATTTCAACTGTATGTATATAAGAAAAAAACTGAAAGATGATGAACTTAAAAAGGAGATAAGCAAAAACGAAGAGATCATAGCGTTTATGTCTGAAACGATTTCAAGTTTTGAGGATTTTTATAAAAAATCGAAGCGTGAAATATTCCATCCGGAAAAATCGATCGCTCAGGCGCTCAAGCTGCTCGAATCGTTATTCAAACTCAATCAAATCGAACTGGTAAAAGATTTTCGAAGCGGTGCAACCGTTTACGGAAGCATCAACAGTCTGGCCCAGGTGGTACTCTCGATTCTGCAAAATATGATCGATGTTATAAAACAGAGAGAGATTCAAAATCCTGTAATAAAGATAGTATTGAAAGAGCGCTCCGATGAAGAGGTGGAATTGACGATAGCCGATAACGCTGGAGGAATTATCGTCAAACCGATCGAAGAGATTTTCGAACCGTTCAAAAGCAAAAAAACGGTTCCCTCGACAGGGATAGGACTTTATATGTCGAGATTGATCATAGAAGAGAAATTCAAAGGATGCATCACTGCCCGTAACATCGATGAAGGCGCGATGTTCACCATCATCCTTCCAAAGACGAAGGTACTCCCGGATTAA
- a CDS encoding IGHMBP2 family helicase: protein MASKRPLPFILPASLDERRRSRELRRHKIKPANIARIYEGDGWVLYIPTKKSYFKLPKVMIPSRELEHRIKTIHAYIEEYKGLIDVERRAEMDAQIREIRSISGKEREVYGRAILGLRGRSVGRKFDLYLYRFSRDRIIETEIGSGDIVLISRGDPLKSDLTATVMHVAKNFVEVAFSQKPPPWVKEGVRLDLFVNDVTFKRMENNLERIRHIESPFSQLRDIVLGLAVAKPAKIVSFDSQNERLNEKQHVAVAKALGAKEIALIHGPPGTGKTTAVVEAVVQFVKAGKKVLAAADSNVAVDNMLEKLAEKEGIDLVRIGHPARVGEKLEKYALFSRIEADPRTQKVKAMLEDAQKLVEVRNRYSKPTQARLRGMSKERVKTLAATGRAYRGVDVKTIQSMAQWIKEDEKVERFYAAIRELETSIIRDIIGGADVVLSTNGMIGAEMLEGFTFDVAVIDEASQQMEPSTLLPMMRAKKVVLAGDHKQLPPTVISNLDILKHSLFERLMERSDTPQTMLEVQYRMNEKIMEFPNLLMYAGKLKADESVAHRKLRLEEVPESRLLAEMFAPDVPLLFADTVDLDADEVLQPRATSYENPVEAEWVMNAVKALLEGGVEADEIGIITPYLAQVKRIRQMLETEGLKVEVKSVDGFQGREKEAIVISFVRANIAKEIGFVKDRRRLNVAMTRAKTKLIMIGNRPTLEAHDPFDRLFDWLKTQKGASIRLFND, encoded by the coding sequence ATGGCGTCCAAGCGGCCACTTCCTTTTATCCTTCCCGCCTCTTTGGACGAGAGGCGGCGCTCTCGGGAACTTCGGCGCCATAAAATCAAACCCGCCAATATCGCCCGCATTTACGAGGGTGACGGTTGGGTTCTCTACATCCCTACGAAGAAGAGCTACTTCAAACTTCCCAAAGTCATGATACCGAGCCGAGAACTCGAGCATCGCATCAAAACGATCCATGCCTATATCGAAGAGTACAAGGGGCTGATCGATGTCGAGCGGCGTGCGGAGATGGATGCGCAGATCAGGGAGATTCGCTCCATAAGCGGGAAAGAGCGAGAAGTCTACGGACGGGCGATTCTGGGGCTCAGGGGACGGAGTGTGGGGCGGAAGTTCGATCTCTATCTCTACCGTTTCAGCCGTGACCGGATCATCGAAACGGAGATCGGCAGTGGAGATATCGTGCTGATCAGCCGGGGTGATCCTCTCAAGAGCGATCTCACGGCCACGGTGATGCATGTGGCGAAAAACTTCGTGGAGGTTGCATTTTCGCAGAAACCGCCGCCATGGGTGAAGGAGGGTGTCAGACTCGATCTTTTCGTCAACGACGTGACATTCAAGCGGATGGAAAACAATCTGGAGAGAATACGCCACATCGAGTCTCCCTTTTCGCAGCTTCGCGATATCGTGCTGGGACTGGCAGTTGCAAAACCGGCGAAAATCGTCTCTTTCGATTCGCAGAACGAGCGATTGAACGAGAAACAGCATGTCGCTGTCGCAAAGGCGCTTGGCGCCAAAGAGATCGCACTCATTCACGGACCACCCGGGACCGGAAAGACGACGGCGGTCGTCGAAGCGGTCGTACAGTTCGTCAAAGCCGGGAAAAAGGTGCTCGCAGCGGCGGATTCGAACGTGGCGGTCGACAACATGCTCGAAAAACTGGCGGAAAAAGAGGGCATCGATCTCGTGCGTATCGGCCATCCGGCCCGTGTCGGCGAGAAGCTCGAGAAGTATGCACTCTTTTCGCGTATCGAGGCCGACCCACGGACACAGAAAGTCAAAGCGATGCTCGAAGATGCCCAGAAACTGGTCGAAGTACGTAACCGGTACAGCAAGCCGACGCAGGCACGCCTGCGGGGAATGTCGAAAGAGCGTGTCAAGACATTGGCCGCGACCGGAAGAGCGTACCGTGGCGTCGATGTGAAAACGATCCAGTCGATGGCACAGTGGATCAAAGAGGATGAGAAGGTCGAGCGTTTTTACGCTGCCATCCGCGAACTCGAAACCTCCATTATCCGCGATATTATCGGCGGTGCCGATGTCGTTCTCTCGACGAACGGGATGATCGGTGCCGAAATGCTCGAAGGCTTCACGTTCGATGTCGCCGTCATCGACGAAGCGAGTCAGCAGATGGAGCCTTCGACACTGCTACCGATGATGCGGGCGAAAAAGGTGGTTCTCGCCGGAGACCATAAACAGCTCCCTCCGACGGTGATCAGTAATCTCGACATTCTCAAACACTCTCTCTTCGAGCGGTTGATGGAGCGCAGCGATACGCCGCAGACTATGCTCGAAGTGCAGTACCGGATGAACGAGAAGATCATGGAGTTTCCGAACCTGCTTATGTACGCAGGAAAGCTGAAAGCGGACGAGAGCGTAGCCCATAGAAAATTGAGACTGGAAGAGGTACCGGAGAGCAGGTTGCTTGCAGAGATGTTCGCCCCCGACGTTCCACTCCTTTTTGCTGATACCGTGGATCTCGATGCCGATGAAGTTTTGCAGCCGCGTGCGACCTCGTATGAAAACCCCGTCGAGGCCGAATGGGTGATGAATGCGGTCAAAGCGTTGCTTGAAGGGGGCGTCGAGGCAGATGAGATCGGTATTATCACACCCTATCTGGCACAGGTCAAAAGAATTCGTCAGATGCTCGAAACGGAAGGATTGAAGGTGGAAGTCAAGAGTGTCGATGGATTTCAAGGACGTGAGAAAGAGGCAATCGTCATCTCATTTGTCCGTGCGAACATCGCAAAGGAGATAGGCTTCGTCAAAGATAGACGCCGCCTCAATGTCGCGATGACACGCGCCAAAACGAAACTCATTATGATCGGCAATAGACCGACCCTCGAAGCCCACGATCCGTTCGATCGGCTGTTCGATTGGCTGAAGACCCAAAAAGGCGCATCGATACGCCTTTTTAACGATTAA
- the nosZ gene encoding Sec-dependent nitrous-oxide reductase, which yields MSSIVKKLSMVAIGTMVGVSMASASSELEKVMKERGLTQQDLLAAAKTYTPSGGRDKYIVFSSGGQSGQIMVYGVPSMRILKYIGVFTPEPWQGWGYDDDTKKVLAQGKIRGKQITWGDTHHPAISETDGKYDGKWLVINDKANPRIAVIDLADFVTKQIVVNPVFKSDHGGAFFTPNSEYILEACQYGAPLDNNYHPMEEYKETYRGGVTVWKFDHKHGKILPEKSFTIEMPPYMQDLSDAGKEASYGWGFTNSFNSEMYTGGIEKGLPPFEAGCSRNDTDYLHVYNWKKLAKLAENPKNVKIINGHKVVPIDVAVKNNALFLVPEPKSPHGVDVSPDGKYIVVCGKLDTHATVYSWDKIKKAIDHKDFVGKDPYGIPIIDMKKAAHCQAELGLGPLHNQYGSKWKTDGEIYTSLYVDSQVVKWNYLTCKVEDRVNVNYNIGHLCGMEGKTEDPQGEYIIALNKLAIDRFNNIGPLHPQNHQLIDIRGKKMQLLYDMPIPLGEPHQAVAIRASKLHPHVRYKMGTNPFTGKIHKGKTLAGQEKIVRKGNHVYVYGTVVRSHINPEHVTVNLGDTVTFYLTNLERAEDETHGFTVDQYNVHASLEPGKTVALTFKADREGVFPYYCTEFCSALHLEMMGYLLVKDPSKKYVSAQKLKMAKMSPEQLKAEYDKIVATNAATDKVIQSVVKFLKENHYEKYPVVKQLVEDALDQYGKIPEQKKKADEYFKKGDLEKAILFENMIWQYMVKTADVGIRARDLLIRKVATPMSEAAKRGEVAFNEGGCGGCHVIGKVSSGPDLTGVLQRHENGEKWVAEFIKNPEHKYNDPYIQSMINYFNLRMPNQGMSDEEIKDIIEYFKWVDENANLF from the coding sequence ATGAGTTCGATCGTCAAGAAGCTATCGATGGTAGCGATCGGAACGATGGTGGGTGTGTCGATGGCCTCCGCGAGTTCAGAGCTTGAAAAAGTGATGAAAGAGCGGGGACTGACGCAGCAGGATCTGCTGGCGGCAGCCAAGACATATACGCCAAGCGGCGGACGTGACAAATATATCGTATTCAGTTCGGGCGGACAGTCGGGGCAGATCATGGTATATGGCGTACCGTCCATGAGGATTCTCAAATATATCGGTGTGTTTACCCCGGAACCATGGCAGGGGTGGGGATACGACGACGATACGAAAAAGGTTCTCGCACAAGGGAAGATTCGAGGGAAGCAGATCACGTGGGGCGATACGCACCACCCGGCGATTTCCGAAACCGACGGAAAATATGACGGAAAATGGCTCGTCATCAACGACAAAGCCAATCCGCGTATCGCTGTCATCGATCTCGCCGACTTCGTGACGAAGCAGATCGTCGTCAACCCGGTCTTCAAATCGGACCACGGCGGGGCTTTCTTCACGCCCAATAGCGAGTACATTCTCGAAGCGTGCCAGTACGGTGCACCGCTGGACAACAACTACCACCCGATGGAAGAGTACAAAGAGACCTATCGCGGCGGTGTGACGGTCTGGAAGTTTGATCACAAACATGGAAAGATTCTTCCGGAAAAGTCGTTCACGATCGAGATGCCGCCCTATATGCAGGATTTGAGCGATGCGGGTAAAGAGGCGAGCTACGGCTGGGGCTTCACCAACTCCTTCAACTCCGAAATGTATACCGGCGGTATCGAAAAGGGCCTTCCTCCGTTCGAAGCGGGATGTAGCCGTAACGATACCGACTACCTTCATGTCTACAACTGGAAGAAACTGGCGAAATTGGCCGAAAATCCGAAAAACGTCAAGATCATCAACGGCCATAAAGTTGTGCCGATCGATGTCGCCGTCAAGAACAACGCGCTCTTCCTGGTTCCCGAACCGAAATCTCCGCACGGCGTCGATGTGAGCCCGGACGGCAAATATATCGTCGTCTGCGGTAAACTCGATACCCATGCGACGGTCTACAGTTGGGACAAGATCAAAAAGGCGATCGATCATAAAGATTTCGTCGGTAAAGACCCGTATGGTATTCCGATCATCGATATGAAGAAAGCGGCACACTGCCAGGCGGAACTGGGCCTCGGGCCACTCCACAACCAGTATGGATCGAAGTGGAAAACGGATGGCGAGATCTATACGTCACTCTACGTCGACAGCCAGGTCGTCAAATGGAACTATCTGACCTGTAAAGTCGAAGACCGCGTCAACGTCAACTACAACATCGGCCACCTCTGCGGTATGGAGGGTAAAACCGAAGATCCTCAGGGCGAGTACATCATCGCACTGAACAAACTGGCGATCGACCGATTCAACAATATCGGGCCGCTGCATCCGCAGAACCACCAGCTGATCGACATCCGCGGCAAGAAGATGCAACTTCTGTACGATATGCCGATTCCTCTCGGTGAGCCGCACCAGGCCGTCGCGATCCGTGCGAGCAAACTGCATCCACATGTCCGCTACAAAATGGGTACCAATCCGTTTACCGGAAAGATCCATAAAGGTAAAACGCTTGCGGGACAGGAGAAAATCGTACGCAAAGGGAACCATGTCTATGTCTACGGTACCGTTGTCCGCTCCCACATCAATCCGGAGCACGTCACCGTCAACCTCGGCGATACCGTCACGTTCTACCTGACCAACCTCGAGCGTGCCGAAGACGAAACACACGGATTTACCGTCGACCAGTACAACGTCCATGCGTCGCTCGAACCGGGTAAAACGGTCGCTCTCACGTTCAAAGCGGACCGCGAAGGTGTCTTCCCCTACTACTGTACCGAGTTCTGTTCGGCCCTTCACCTCGAGATGATGGGATACCTGTTGGTCAAAGACCCGAGCAAGAAATATGTCTCCGCCCAGAAACTGAAAATGGCGAAAATGTCGCCCGAACAGCTCAAAGCGGAATACGACAAAATCGTCGCGACCAACGCCGCGACCGACAAAGTCATCCAGAGTGTCGTGAAGTTTCTCAAAGAGAACCATTACGAGAAATATCCGGTCGTCAAGCAACTGGTGGAAGATGCGCTCGATCAGTACGGCAAGATTCCGGAGCAGAAGAAGAAAGCCGATGAATATTTCAAAAAAGGCGATCTGGAAAAAGCGATTCTGTTCGAAAACATGATCTGGCAGTATATGGTCAAAACGGCGGATGTCGGTATCCGTGCACGAGATCTGTTGATCCGTAAAGTCGCGACACCGATGAGTGAAGCGGCCAAACGCGGTGAAGTCGCCTTCAACGAAGGCGGATGCGGCGGATGCCACGTCATCGGTAAAGTCTCTTCCGGACCGGATTTGACGGGTGTTCTCCAGCGCCATGAAAATGGTGAGAAATGGGTTGCCGAATTCATCAAAAATCCGGAACATAAATACAATGATCCATACATCCAGTCGATGATCAACTATTTCAATCTGCGTATGCCGAACCAGGGCATGAGCGACGAGGAAATCAAAGATATCATCGAGTACTTCAAATGGGTTGACGAAAACGCCAATCTGTTCTAA
- a CDS encoding PAS domain-containing protein, with protein MQHERPQPRNEEIQLDNTKYIESETDTKGIITGCNDYFAEISGYTKEELIGQPHNIVRHPDMPKIAFKLLWDRIKQGKNITAVIKNLAKDGRYYWVFTHFEIIRDINTKEITGYKAYRKAVSKHIKELLDPLYKKLTEIEKEGGMEASEKALNEFLRQGGEDVTFDNLMEEIYRFY; from the coding sequence ATGCAACACGAACGACCGCAACCCCGGAATGAAGAGATTCAACTCGACAATACCAAATATATCGAAAGCGAGACCGATACGAAAGGAATCATTACCGGCTGCAACGACTACTTTGCCGAAATATCAGGTTATACAAAAGAGGAGCTTATCGGACAGCCGCACAACATCGTCCGCCATCCGGATATGCCGAAAATCGCCTTCAAACTGCTCTGGGACCGCATCAAGCAAGGGAAAAATATCACGGCCGTCATAAAGAACCTGGCCAAAGACGGCCGATACTACTGGGTCTTCACCCATTTCGAGATCATCCGTGACATCAACACGAAAGAGATCACCGGCTACAAAGCCTACAGAAAAGCGGTATCGAAACATATCAAAGAGCTTCTCGACCCTCTTTACAAAAAATTGACGGAAATCGAAAAAGAGGGCGGCATGGAAGCGAGTGAAAAGGCATTGAACGAATTTTTACGCCAAGGCGGAGAAGATGTCACCTTCGACAATCTGATGGAGGAGATCTACAGGTTCTATTAA
- the nosZ gene encoding Sec-dependent nitrous-oxide reductase, which yields MSSIVKKLSMVAIGTMVGVSMASASSELEKVMKERGLTQQDLLAAAKTYTPSGGRDKYIVFSSGGQSGQIMVYGVPSMRILKYIGVFTPEPWQGWGYDDDTKKVLAQGKIRGKQITWGDTHHPAISETDGKYDGKWLVINDKANPRIAVIDLADFVTKQIVVNPVFKSDHGGAFFTPNSEYILEACQYGAPLDNNYHPMEEYKETYRGGVTVWKFDHKHGKILPEKSFTIEMPPYMQDLSDAGKEASYGWGFTNSFNSEMYTGGIEKGLPPFEAGCSRNDTDYLHVYNWKKLAKLAENPKNVKIINGHKVVPIDVAVKNNALFLVPEPKSPHGVDVSPDGKYIVVCGKLDTHATVYSWDKIKKAIDHKDFVGKDPYGIPIIDMKKAAHCQAELGLGPLHNQYGSKWKTDGEIYTSLYVDSQVVKWNYLTCKVEDRVNVNYNIGHLCGMEGKTEDPQGEYIIALNKLAIDRFNNIGPLHPQNHQLIDIRGKKMQLLYDMPIPLGEPHQAVAIRASKLHPHVRYKMGTNPFTGKIHKGKTLAGQEKIVRKGNHVYVYGTVVRSHINPEHVTVNLGDTVTFYLTNLERAEDETHGFTVDQYNVHASLEPGKTVALTFKADREGVFPYYCTEFCSALHLEMMGYLLVKDPSKKYVSAQKLKMAKMSPEQLKAEYDKIVATNAATDKVIQSVVKFLKENHYEKYPVVKQLVEDALDQYGKIPEQKKKADEYFKKGDLEKAILFENMIWQYMVKTADVGIRARDLLIRKVATPMSEAAKRGEVAFNEGGCGGCHVIGKVSSGPDLTGVLQRHENGEKWVAEFIKNPEHKYNDPYIQSMINYFNLRMPNQGMSDEEIKDIIEYFKWVDENANLF from the coding sequence ATGAGTTCGATTGTCAAGAAGCTATCGATGGTAGCGATCGGAACGATGGTGGGTGTGTCGATGGCCTCCGCGAGTTCAGAGCTTGAAAAAGTGATGAAAGAGCGGGGACTGACGCAGCAGGATCTGCTGGCGGCAGCCAAGACATATACGCCAAGCGGCGGACGTGACAAATATATCGTATTCAGTTCGGGCGGACAGTCGGGGCAGATCATGGTATATGGCGTACCGTCCATGAGGATTCTCAAATATATCGGTGTGTTTACCCCGGAACCATGGCAGGGGTGGGGATACGACGACGATACGAAAAAGGTTCTCGCACAAGGGAAGATTCGAGGGAAGCAGATCACGTGGGGCGATACGCACCACCCGGCGATTTCCGAAACCGACGGAAAATATGACGGAAAATGGCTCGTCATCAACGACAAAGCCAATCCGCGTATCGCTGTCATCGATCTCGCCGACTTCGTGACGAAGCAGATCGTCGTCAACCCGGTCTTCAAATCGGACCACGGCGGGGCTTTCTTCACGCCCAATAGCGAGTACATTCTCGAAGCGTGCCAGTACGGTGCACCGCTGGACAACAACTACCACCCGATGGAAGAGTACAAAGAGACCTATCGCGGCGGTGTGACGGTCTGGAAGTTTGATCACAAACATGGAAAGATTCTTCCGGAAAAGTCGTTCACGATCGAGATGCCGCCCTATATGCAGGATTTGAGCGATGCGGGTAAAGAGGCGAGCTACGGCTGGGGCTTCACCAACTCCTTCAACTCCGAAATGTATACCGGCGGTATCGAAAAGGGCCTTCCTCCGTTCGAAGCGGGATGTAGCCGTAACGATACCGACTACCTTCATGTCTACAACTGGAAGAAACTGGCGAAATTGGCCGAAAATCCGAAAAACGTCAAGATCATCAACGGCCATAAAGTTGTGCCGATCGATGTCGCCGTCAAGAACAACGCGCTCTTCCTGGTTCCCGAACCGAAATCTCCGCACGGCGTCGATGTGAGCCCGGACGGCAAATATATCGTCGTCTGCGGTAAACTCGATACCCATGCGACGGTCTACAGTTGGGACAAGATCAAAAAGGCGATCGATCATAAAGATTTCGTCGGTAAAGACCCGTATGGTATTCCGATCATCGATATGAAGAAAGCGGCACACTGCCAGGCGGAACTGGGCCTCGGGCCACTCCACAACCAGTATGGATCGAAGTGGAAAACGGATGGCGAGATCTATACGTCACTCTACGTCGACAGCCAGGTCGTCAAATGGAACTATCTGACCTGTAAAGTCGAAGACCGCGTCAACGTCAACTACAACATCGGCCACCTCTGCGGTATGGAGGGTAAAACCGAAGATCCTCAGGGCGAGTACATCATCGCACTGAACAAACTGGCGATCGACCGATTCAACAATATCGGGCCGCTGCATCCGCAGAACCACCAGCTGATCGACATCCGCGGCAAGAAGATGCAACTTCTGTACGATATGCCGATTCCTCTCGGTGAGCCGCACCAGGCCGTCGCGATCCGTGCGAGCAAACTGCATCCACATGTCCGCTACAAAATGGGTACCAATCCGTTTACCGGAAAGATCCATAAAGGTAAAACGCTTGCGGGACAGGAGAAAATCGTACGCAAAGGGAACCATGTCTATGTCTACGGTACCGTTGTCCGCTCCCACATCAATCCGGAGCACGTCACCGTCAACCTCGGCGATACCGTCACGTTCTACCTGACCAACCTCGAGCGTGCCGAAGACGAAACACACGGATTTACCGTCGACCAGTACAACGTCCATGCGTCGCTCGAACCGGGTAAAACGGTCGCTCTCACGTTCAAAGCGGACCGCGAAGGTGTCTTCCCCTACTACTGTACCGAGTTCTGTTCGGCCCTTCACCTCGAGATGATGGGATACCTGTTGGTCAAAGACCCGAGCAAGAAATATGTCTCCGCCCAGAAACTGAAAATGGCGAAAATGTCGCCCGAACAGCTCAAAGCGGAATACGACAAAATCGTCGCGACCAACGCCGCGACCGACAAAGTCATCCAGAGTGTCGTGAAGTTTCTCAAAGAGAACCATTACGAGAAATATCCGGTCGTCAAGCAACTGGTGGAAGATGCGCTCGATCAGTACGGCAAGATTCCGGAGCAGAAGAAGAAAGCCGATGAATATTTCAAAAAAGGCGATCTGGAAAAAGCGATTCTGTTCGAAAACATGATCTGGCAGTATATGGTCAAAACGGCGGATGTCGGTATCCGTGCACGAGATCTGTTGATCCGTAAAGTCGCGACACCGATGAGTGAAGCGGCCAAACGCGGTGAAGTCGCCTTCAACGAAGGCGGATGCGGCGGATGCCACGTCATCGGTAAAGTCTCTTCCGGACCGGATTTGACGGG
- a CDS encoding response regulator transcription factor, whose protein sequence is MKNESELVLKNSSILLAEDDEGLREIFKKILLLYVDTVYEASNGMDAYELYLKHRPDIIITDIKMPKLNGLEFIKRLREKDKKTPVIVTSAYANQELLLESIKLSLVEYLIKPIKESDLTKVLTDCSRIISANVQTNILIELKNGCLYDYKNKNISINEKQIKLTAKEIEFFELLIEHRGSLVTKQTIEDKLYMYDEVPPSALKNLVFKLRKKLDCDIIKTVGKLGYMID, encoded by the coding sequence ATGAAAAATGAAAGTGAACTTGTTCTTAAAAACAGCTCTATTTTACTCGCGGAAGACGATGAAGGATTGAGAGAAATCTTTAAAAAAATCCTTCTTCTTTATGTAGATACCGTTTATGAAGCGAGTAATGGCATGGATGCCTATGAGCTGTACCTGAAACATCGTCCCGACATTATCATTACCGATATAAAAATGCCAAAACTGAATGGCCTCGAATTCATAAAGAGGCTGAGGGAAAAAGACAAAAAAACGCCGGTTATCGTAACGAGTGCCTATGCCAATCAGGAATTGCTGCTTGAATCCATCAAACTCTCTTTGGTCGAATATCTGATAAAACCGATAAAAGAGAGTGATCTCACCAAAGTCCTCACGGACTGTTCCCGAATTATATCCGCGAATGTTCAGACAAATATTCTGATAGAATTGAAAAACGGTTGTCTCTACGACTATAAAAACAAAAATATATCGATAAACGAGAAACAGATCAAATTGACGGCAAAGGAGATAGAGTTTTTCGAGCTTTTGATCGAGCACAGAGGCTCTTTGGTAACGAAACAGACCATAGAAGACAAACTCTATATGTATGATGAAGTCCCTCCTTCCGCCCTTAAAAACCTGGTTTTCAAACTTCGAAAGAAACTGGATTGCGACATCATAAAAACTGTCGGCAAGTTGGGATATATGATCGATTAA